The DNA sequence ATGCGTATTCTTTCTCCTGTCTTCTTTCTGGTGACCCTGCCCCTGTTCGCTCAGAGCCCACTCCGGCCTCCGGCGACGCCCTTGATCACGCACGACCCGTACTTCAGCGTCTGGTCCGCCGCAGACGATTTGCCCAGCCAAAGTACCAGGCACTGGACTGGTACCGATCAACCGTTGGGCGGCTTAGCCCGCATCGATGGAAAGGCATTTCGCTTCATGGGCAGCGCTCCGCGTGAGGCGGCAGCGATGACCCAGACTCGGCGGACTGTGACGCCCACCAGCACGGAGTATGAGTTCTCAGCCGGAGGAGTGAAGCTCGGACTGACCTTTCTCACGCCGGCGCTGGCATCGAATCTCGACCTGTTGTCGCGGCCGGTGACGTATGTGAGCTGGAGCGTGGCGAGCTCGGATGGCAGCACTCACGCCGTGGAGGTCTATCTGGATGCCACCTCGGCTATGGCCGTCAACACGCTGGAGGACCGTACGCAGTGGTCCCGCGTGCGGATGGACGGGATCCAGGCGTTGCGCGTAGGCAGCACCAGGCAGGAGATGCTGGCGCGCAGCGGTGACAATCTGCGCATCGAGTGGGGGCATTTTTATCTGGCTGTGCCCGATGGAACGGGCGCGGACCTGGCCGTGGGTCTGCCGAGAATGCGCGGCGAGTTCCTGAAGTCGGGGAAGTTGCCCCGGACAGACGAGGTGGAGCAGCCGAAGCGCTCCGGACGCGACCCGTACGTGCTGGCGGCGGTGTGGTCGGCGGCGAAGGTGCAGTCGCAGGCCTCGACGGGCTGGGCGATGTACGCCTATGACGATGAGTATTCGATCCAGTACTTCCAGAGGAATCTGCGGCCCTATTGGCGCCGCAATGGAATGGGCCTGGCGGAACTGCTGCAGACGGCCGCGCGCGAGTATCCGCGGTTGCTGGCGGATTGCCGCAAGTTCGACCAGGAGTTCACGGCGGATCTGGTGAAGGCTGGCGGTCAGGAGTACGCGGCCATCGCGGTACTCGCCTACCGGCAGGCCCTGGCCGCCCACAAGTTGGTGGCCGATCTTGATGGGACGCCGTTGTTCTTCTCGAAGGAGAATTTCTCAAACGGTTGTATTGGGACGGTCGACGTGACCTATCCCTCGGCGCCGATGTTCCTGCTGTTGAGCCCGAAGCTGCATTTTGCGCTCATCCGTCCGATTCTCGACTACGCGATGCTGGCCCGCTGGCGCTGGCCGTTTGCGCCTCACGACCTGGGCCAGTATCCGCTGGCGAACGGTCAGGTGTATGGCGGTGGCGAACAGACCGAGGAGAATCAGATGCCGGTGGAAGAAAGCGGCAACATGCTGATTCTGGTGGCGGCGCAGGCGCAGGCCGAAGGCAGCGCGGAGTTTGCCCGGCACTACTGGCCGGTGTTGACCAAGTGGGCTGTGTACCTGCGGGAGAAGGGCCTGGATCCCGAGAATCAGTTGTCGACGGATGACTTCGCCGGGCATCTGGCGCACAACACGAATCTGTCGATCAAGGCGATCGTGGCCTTGGGCGCTTATGCCCAGGTGGCCGAAAAGCTGGGCGACACGAAGAACGCCAAGGCGTTCCGGCAGGCGGCGGAAGAGATGGCGCGCAAGTGGCCCGCGATGGCCAAGGACGGCGATCATTACAAGCTGGCCTTCGACAAGGCAGGCACGTGGAGCCAGAAGTACAATCTGGTGTGGGACAAGCTGCTGGGACTGAATTTGTTTGATCCGGCGATTGCGCGCACGGAGATCGCCTACTACAAGACAAAGCAGAATACCTATGGGCTGCCGTTGGACAATCGGGAGACTTACACGAAGCTCGATTGGATTGTATGGACGGCGACACTGACGGAGAGCCGCGCCGATTTCGATGCGCTGATCCACCCGGTGTTCCGGATGCTGAATGAGACCGAGAGCCGGGTACCGATGACGGACTGGTATTGGACCATCGACGGGAAGCAGCGTGGATTCCAGGCGCGTAGTGTGGTGGGGGGCGTCATGATCCCGCTATTGGCGCAGCCGGAGATGTGGAAGAAGTGGCGCGGGCGGTAAAGCCCGTGGCGAGTTAGGCGGCCGGCGCCCATCGTCCATCTGACGAGAACCGGCAGGCTGCAACAGCGATAGGCGGATTTGCCGTTGCAGCCTGCAACTGAGCCTGTCCCCCTGGCACGCTCAAGCCTGCCGCTAACAGGCATCACCATTCGCCACGTCGGAGGCGAGGCCATCGGGCTGGCATCATTGGGGTGTCCCTGCTCCAATCCGATCCAATTCGGCGACCACCTCGGCCGGCAGGCGCAACGTGGCGGCTTCCAGATTCTCACGCAGATGCCCGACGGACGAGGTGCCGGGAATCAGCAGGATGTTGGGTGAGCGCTGGAGCAGCCACGCGAGGGCCACCTGCATCGGAGTGGCCTCCAGAGACGCTGCTGCGCTGTCGAGCTTCGAAGATTGCAGGGGAGTGAATCCGCCCAGGGGGAAGAACGGCACATAGGGAATGCCTTGCGCGGCGAGGTCCTCAATGAAACGGTCATCGTTTCTGTGCGCCAGATTGTACAGGTTCTGCACGCAGACGATCTCCGCAATCCTCTGCGCCTCGGCCAGTTGCGCCGGGGTGACGTTGCTCAGGCCGATGTGGCGGATCAGCCCCTTGCGCTTGAGGTCGGCGAGCGCTGTCAAGGGTTCCTCAATGGACCCTTCCGATGGCCCCATCACGCTGCCAACCCGGAGATTGACCACGTCCAGCACGTCGAGCCCCAGGTTCCGGAGGTTATCGTGGGCGGCATCGGCCAGTTCCTGTGGGGAAAGGGCAGGAAGCCATGATTTGTCAGTACCCCGGCGCGCGCCGACCTTGGTGACGATCACCAAACCATCTGGGTAGGGATGAAGCGCCTGCCGAATGATCTGGTTCGTCACATGCGGACCGTAGAAGTCGCTGGTGTCGATGTGGTTCACTCCGGCCGCAATCGCTTCGCGTAGGACGGCGACCGCGCCGTCCATGTCGCGAGGCGGTCCCCACACCTGCGGGCCGGCCAGTTGCATGGCACCATAGCCCATGCGATTCAATGTCATAGGAGTGCCGGGAACCGCTAAGCTGCCGCCCAGATCTATTGGTTTCGTCATTTACTCTCTCCTTGTGTCTCTGGCTGGTTGAAGTAGTGCGCTTACGTATGATTGGATGAAACAAGCGTCCGGTTAGGAGTTCGCATTTGACCCAGCGTTCGCCAGTAGCCTTGGAGCCCCGAAAATCACCAGTTCAAGCGCGTTCCGCCGCTAGTGTGGATGCAATTCTGGAAGCCACTATTCAGGTTTTGCTCCAGGTGGGAAAGGAGCGTCTGACCACCACCAAGGTGGCGGATCGAGCTGGAGTGTCGGTTGGGACCCTGTACCAGTATTTCCCGAACAAAAGTGCTCTATTGCAGGCTGTATTGAGGCGCCACCTGACCGAGATCACGGAAGCCGTCGAACTCGTCTGTACGGAGCAGCAGGGGGCGACACCGCGGCAGATGGCCACCGCACTCATCACGGCCTTTCTTCAAGCCAAGATGAAGGACGCCCGGAAGAGTGTAGCCTTCTACTCCGTCAGTTCCCATGTGGATGGGGCGAAGATTCTGAGGCAGATGCGGGCGCGCGCCGATCGCGCGATCATTCGCATGTTGGAAACAGCCTGCGAGCCGCTCATGGCCGACCCCCAACTCGTTGCGGGCCTGGTGCAGGGAGCCATGACCGGCGTGAGCCAGCGGTTGCTGGAATCCAATACCCCCGCCGACCAGTTCGAGACCTTGCGCGATGAACTGATCTTCCTTGTCTGTGCGTACATTGATGCCTGTGCCGCGCGTCCCTCGACGCAAGACGCAAGTGCGTGATCCTGACAGCGGAGTAGTCCCAACTTGGGACTCCGCCCAGCCGGTCCCCTCGCTGGGGCGATGCGTTGCCCCCAGGACAACATCTCAAAATCAGGAGGCACCCAAAAAAGTTGTCACAACTCGCCTCCCTACCCGGTCATAGCTGGCACAGACGCCCGAGAATACCGAAAGGACCCGGGCGGCGGGTGGGAATCCGGGTGTGAACTTAAGCAGGAAGATAAGCCCAATCCGGGGCTGCGAACTGGGAGGTTCGTTATGAGTATGAAGATTGTCGTGATTGGTGGAAGTGGACTCATCGGGTCGAAGGTCGTGCGGAATCTTCGCGCGCAAGGCCACCAGGCCGTTGCGGCCTCGCCGAAATCAGGTGTCAACACCCTCACCGGTGAAGGCTTGGCCGAGGTTCTTGAGCGCGCCTCCGTTGTGGTGGACGTGTCAAACTCGCCCTCGTTCGAAGAAGTGGCCGTGATGCGGTTCTTCACGACCTCCACGCAAAACCTTCTCACCTATGAAGCGGCGGCTGGTGTCGGCCACCACGTGGCATTGTCGATTGTAGGCACCCATCGTTTTCCCCAGAACGCCTACTTCCGCGCGAAGATAGCCCAGGAGAAGCTGATCAAAGAATCTTCGATCCCCTATTCGATTGTGCAGGCGACGCAGTTCTTTGAGTTTGTGACAAGCATCGCCGATGCAGGGATGGTAGCCGGCAAGGTGCACGCGCCGCCTGTGTTCATGCAACCCATCGCGGCCGAAGACGTCGCCATGGCCGTCAGTACCGTCGCCGTTGGCGCTCCCCGCAATGGCACCCTGGAAATAGCCGGGCCCGACCTCTTTCGAATGGGCGACCTGATCCGGATGGACCTGAGCGCTCGCAGTGATCCACGCGAGGTGATCGACGACCCGGGCGCCGGCTACTACGGAGCCATACCGGGCGAACGCACGCTGGTGGCGGACGAGGGAGCGTGGCTCGGCACGATGCATTTCGAAGAATGGCTCAGCGCAGCCGCAGTGCGTTCCTGAATCCGGTGAGGAGTCGCCGTATCCAAATCCGGTGAGGCGACTCCTATTGGAACAACGCTTGGGCCGCGTGGCATCGCCAGCTAAGGGCCGCATCGCAAGTCACCTGCTCAAGGGCAATCGCGAAACCCCGGCCAGCTTACTGGGCCGCATGAGCCAGAGAATCTGGCCGATCCCCTCGGCCGAAGCATCGATGGTGGATAGGCCGACTGGCACGCCGTCCCGGCACTGCAGCGCGCACGCCTGCCCATTGGCCTCGATCCACTCCACTGTCACGCCGTGCCAGTAGTGCCCGGAGAATGCTCTGATGAAGTTGGCGACAGGGGCCCGCCCAATGATGGGAATCCCCGCGGCTCGCACCAACCCGCCGCCGTCCGAATAGGAGACCACATCCTCCGCCAACAGACCCTCCAGGGCGGCCAGATCGCCTTTCTGGGCGGCGGCCAGAAATACCTCTAGCAGTCTCCGCTGTTCCGCCGGATTCACTGGGGTCCTCCGTCCGTCGGCGATGTGTTTCCGCGCGCGGGTAACGAGCTGGCGCGCATTCTCCTCGCTCTCGCGGAGGATCTCCGCAATCTGCCGGTATGGGTAGTCGAACGCTTCCCGAAGAACGTACGCGGCCCGTTCGGTGGGAGAAAGCTTCTCCAACAGCAGCAGAACGGCGAGCTGCAACGCCTGCCCGCGTTCGGCTCCCAGTCCGGGGTCGGCGCGAGTGTCGACGGGTTCCGGAAGCCACGGCCCGACATACGTCTCGCGGCGTGAGCGCGCCGATTGCGCGCGGTTGATCGACAACCGCGTCGTCACCGTGGCGAGGTACGCCGGAGCGTCCAGAACCGCGCTGCGATCGCAGGACTGCCACCGCAGCCAGACATCCTGCACGATGTCCTCTGCTTCGGCCGCGCTGCCCAGCATGCGATAAGCGATACCGAAGAGACGAGGGCGAGCGCCGACGAAGGCCGGCAGCGGATTATCGAACGTGCTCAGCTCCATTTGCCAATTTTAGGCGACGAACCGCGGCTGAGCCTACAGCGGCGACGGCGCGCCGGTCGACGGGATTCCCTTCGTCCGTTGTCGAACAGATCACAACCTCATGCGCATCCACCACAACCCCAAACTCTTCGTCATTACCGGCGGCCCCGGTTCCGGCAAAACCACGGTTCTGCTCGAACTGGCCCGCCGCGGCTGCCCCCATGCCCCCGAGGTTGCCCGCCAGATCATCCAGGAGCAGGTGCGCTCCGGCGGAACCGCGCTGCCATGGGCCGACCGGGCATCCTTCACCCATCTCATGCTGCAGCGTTCCATTGAGTCTTATCTCGAGCATGCACAGACGCCTCAGCGCGTTTTTGCCGATCGCGGTATCCCTGACACTCTGGGCTATGCTCGCCTCATCGGGCTGCCCGGCACCGAGGCCATTGAGGACGCCTGTCGCCGCTATCGCTACTCACCCCTCGTCTTCATTGCTCCGCCGTGGCGAGAGATTTACTGTAAGGACACCGAGCGCAAGCAGGATTTCGCCGAAGCGGAGCGCACCTTTGAAGTGGTTGCCGGCGCCTACCGGGGCTGCGGCTATCACTTACTGGAACTGCCCCTGGATTCGCCATCCGCACGAGCCGGGTTCATCCTCGAGCGTCTCCAGAGTGCCCTGTAAGGGACCCATGGAAGAGTCGGCCGGGCCGGCGGTCACCAGCGGCCCGCGCGCGCGTCTCCAGCTGTGCCGTTACTCATTGTCCGGCCGCAGGACTGTGAGTGGATCCACGCTGACCGACCGTCGTGCCGGCAGCACGCTCGCCACGCCCACAGCGACGCACAGCAGCAGCGGGGCGGACAGCCAGACCCAAAGTGCCGGAGCTCCTGCGCTGGGCGAGATCCGCCCCAGGAATCGCAACAGCAGCACCGAACCCCCCATGGCTGTCAACGTGGCCGCCCCCGCCAACCGGGCGCCGTCACGCAGTACCAGCAGCACAATGTGCCGCCTCCGCGCGCCAAGAGCGATGCGAATCGCCAACTCCCTTCGTCGCTGCCGGGCGGCGTCGCTCAACGCGCCATACAGCCCCAGTGCGCCCAGCAGCAGCCCGATGGCGGCGGTTGCGCCCAGAATCGTTGTTGCAACCCTCTGCGGCGCGAGAGCGGTCTGGGCCAGATGAGTGTCGAGTGTCTTCACGGTCAGCGGCGCCTGCCCACGCCCGGGCACCACGTCCAGCTTGCCGCGGACTTCCTCCACCGTCGTCTTGCTGGCCGAGCGGGTGCCCAGAATCAGCGTCATCACCGGAAGACAGTCCTGCTCCATGGGAAAGTAGATTGCAGGCTCCACGCGCCGCTGGTAGGTGCCCAGTGCCGGGCCGCGCACGACGCCGGTAATGGTGGTCCGGCGCCCGCTGTCGTCAATAAGGGCGGCACCCACGGCCATCCCGCCGAAGTAGCGGTCGGCGGCCTCCTGATTGACGATGCCAGTCCGGCACCCGCGCGCGCCCGGTCCATCAGCAAAGCTCCGTCCGTTGGTCAGCGAGAAGCCCATCGTGTCGAAGTAATTGCGTGAGACGACATTGGCGTCGAGCTCCGCCGTCGCCAACGGCGAAGCCTCGGGTGCTCGAAATCGTTGGGCCGGTACGCGCGTGTCTGAATTGCTGGCTCCGTTCTCAAGGAAATAAACCGTCGGACGTGCGGGCTGCGTGCGGCGACGCCTCACCACGCCGATCACTACTACCGGACGCCGCGCCGGATCCTCCACCACGCGGCCCACCGTGCTTTGGCCCGACAACAACGCCGCCGCCTCTTCATTGACGACAGCAGCCGGGCACGTTTGGTCTTCATATCCGAACAGTCGCCCGGCCACGGGCGGTGACTGGAAAAGGCGAGTGGATTTCGGGTCGAAGTCCACCATGTCCATGGTCACGTCACGGAGCGGCAGTTGGCGCGGCTCAATCCGGAACGACCGCCATGTGGGCAAACTCCCTGGCAGCCGCCCAGCCCAGGCGGCCTGCGTCGCCCCAGTTGTTGACAGGGCCGCCGCCTCCGCATTGCGGAAGTACGTGAGGCCCGCTTCGGGCCGGGCTTCCATCGTCGCGAGCACGGCTTGGCCCAGGCTGCGTCCAACGCTGGTCTTCAGGGCCGCCTGCAAGCCGTCGAAGAGGAAGGCCGTAGCGATCACGAGGAGGAAGCAGATTGCCATCTCCGCAACGGCCAACCCGGCGCGCAGACCACGCATCCCCCTCGACGGTCCGGAGCCCTCGCTCCGCAGGACGGTCCACGGACGGTCGTGCGACGTTGCGACCACTGGTAGCAGGCCGCACGCGATAGTCACGCCCACGTACGTAGCCGACGCCGCGCCAATACGGAGCAGATCGGGCGCGAACACCAACGCTTCCGCATCCTGTTCGAAGAGCAGCGCTGGTAGCATCCGCTGCGTCCATACCGCCAGCAGCAGGCCCAGCGCTCCGCCGGTTGCGGAGATCACGATACTGTCCGAAAGCAGTTGCTGTCCCAGTTGCCCCCTGCTGGCGCCCAGGGCAACACGCAGGGAGGTCTCCTGCGAGCGTGACGTCGCCCGCCCCAACAGAAACGACGCCACATTCACGCAGGCGATGAAGAAGACGGCTGTGGCCGCCGAGTTCAACAACAGCCCGATGCGCGCGTCACCCTCCGCCGCAGCCGGCGACTGTCCGGTGTAG is a window from the uncultured Paludibaculum sp. genome containing:
- a CDS encoding DUF4965 domain-containing protein, with the protein product MRILSPVFFLVTLPLFAQSPLRPPATPLITHDPYFSVWSAADDLPSQSTRHWTGTDQPLGGLARIDGKAFRFMGSAPREAAAMTQTRRTVTPTSTEYEFSAGGVKLGLTFLTPALASNLDLLSRPVTYVSWSVASSDGSTHAVEVYLDATSAMAVNTLEDRTQWSRVRMDGIQALRVGSTRQEMLARSGDNLRIEWGHFYLAVPDGTGADLAVGLPRMRGEFLKSGKLPRTDEVEQPKRSGRDPYVLAAVWSAAKVQSQASTGWAMYAYDDEYSIQYFQRNLRPYWRRNGMGLAELLQTAAREYPRLLADCRKFDQEFTADLVKAGGQEYAAIAVLAYRQALAAHKLVADLDGTPLFFSKENFSNGCIGTVDVTYPSAPMFLLLSPKLHFALIRPILDYAMLARWRWPFAPHDLGQYPLANGQVYGGGEQTEENQMPVEESGNMLILVAAQAQAEGSAEFARHYWPVLTKWAVYLREKGLDPENQLSTDDFAGHLAHNTNLSIKAIVALGAYAQVAEKLGDTKNAKAFRQAAEEMARKWPAMAKDGDHYKLAFDKAGTWSQKYNLVWDKLLGLNLFDPAIARTEIAYYKTKQNTYGLPLDNRETYTKLDWIVWTATLTESRADFDALIHPVFRMLNETESRVPMTDWYWTIDGKQRGFQARSVVGGVMIPLLAQPEMWKKWRGR
- a CDS encoding aldo/keto reductase family oxidoreductase — encoded protein: MTKPIDLGGSLAVPGTPMTLNRMGYGAMQLAGPQVWGPPRDMDGAVAVLREAIAAGVNHIDTSDFYGPHVTNQIIRQALHPYPDGLVIVTKVGARRGTDKSWLPALSPQELADAAHDNLRNLGLDVLDVVNLRVGSVMGPSEGSIEEPLTALADLKRKGLIRHIGLSNVTPAQLAEAQRIAEIVCVQNLYNLAHRNDDRFIEDLAAQGIPYVPFFPLGGFTPLQSSKLDSAAASLEATPMQVALAWLLQRSPNILLIPGTSSVGHLRENLEAATLRLPAEVVAELDRIGAGTPQ
- a CDS encoding FtsX-like permease family protein, which codes for MPVFLSGLRYSMRGYLRTPGLALALLFTIALGIGSTVAVQGFARGLTAHTYADPVIDGVVSVFGQDPQSGPGPISWDDYASIRRGDAGFAWLGAARMTQRTVRLNSQTQILSVAAVTPALARHFQLSVNHGLVISHRLWRRELHSERPAADARILVDGVPVRVDGVAAEWLEGVYRDQPVDLWMAMPEDGPPEAAHSSRNLWVLAGLAGNGPTSQAQTTLATQRGSRGGLELRAYTGQSPAAAEGDARIGLLLNSAATAVFFIACVNVASFLLGRATSRSQETSLRVALGASRGQLGQQLLSDSIVISATGGALGLLLAVWTQRMLPALLFEQDAEALVFAPDLLRIGAASATYVGVTIACGLLPVVATSHDRPWTVLRSEGSGPSRGMRGLRAGLAVAEMAICFLLVIATAFLFDGLQAALKTSVGRSLGQAVLATMEARPEAGLTYFRNAEAAALSTTGATQAAWAGRLPGSLPTWRSFRIEPRQLPLRDVTMDMVDFDPKSTRLFQSPPVAGRLFGYEDQTCPAAVVNEEAAALLSGQSTVGRVVEDPARRPVVVIGVVRRRRTQPARPTVYFLENGASNSDTRVPAQRFRAPEASPLATAELDANVVSRNYFDTMGFSLTNGRSFADGPGARGCRTGIVNQEAADRYFGGMAVGAALIDDSGRRTTITGVVRGPALGTYQRRVEPAIYFPMEQDCLPVMTLILGTRSASKTTVEEVRGKLDVVPGRGQAPLTVKTLDTHLAQTALAPQRVATTILGATAAIGLLLGALGLYGALSDAARQRRRELAIRIALGARRRHIVLLVLRDGARLAGAATLTAMGGSVLLLRFLGRISPSAGAPALWVWLSAPLLLCVAVGVASVLPARRSVSVDPLTVLRPDNE
- a CDS encoding TetR/AcrR family transcriptional regulator; this encodes MDAILEATIQVLLQVGKERLTTTKVADRAGVSVGTLYQYFPNKSALLQAVLRRHLTEITEAVELVCTEQQGATPRQMATALITAFLQAKMKDARKSVAFYSVSSHVDGAKILRQMRARADRAIIRMLETACEPLMADPQLVAGLVQGAMTGVSQRLLESNTPADQFETLRDELIFLVCAYIDACAARPSTQDASA
- a CDS encoding RNA polymerase sigma-70 factor is translated as MELSTFDNPLPAFVGARPRLFGIAYRMLGSAAEAEDIVQDVWLRWQSCDRSAVLDAPAYLATVTTRLSINRAQSARSRRETYVGPWLPEPVDTRADPGLGAERGQALQLAVLLLLEKLSPTERAAYVLREAFDYPYRQIAEILRESEENARQLVTRARKHIADGRRTPVNPAEQRRLLEVFLAAAQKGDLAALEGLLAEDVVSYSDGGGLVRAAGIPIIGRAPVANFIRAFSGHYWHGVTVEWIEANGQACALQCRDGVPVGLSTIDASAEGIGQILWLMRPSKLAGVSRLPLSR
- a CDS encoding SDR family oxidoreductase → MSMKIVVIGGSGLIGSKVVRNLRAQGHQAVAASPKSGVNTLTGEGLAEVLERASVVVDVSNSPSFEEVAVMRFFTTSTQNLLTYEAAAGVGHHVALSIVGTHRFPQNAYFRAKIAQEKLIKESSIPYSIVQATQFFEFVTSIADAGMVAGKVHAPPVFMQPIAAEDVAMAVSTVAVGAPRNGTLEIAGPDLFRMGDLIRMDLSARSDPREVIDDPGAGYYGAIPGERTLVADEGAWLGTMHFEEWLSAAAVRS
- a CDS encoding AAA family ATPase yields the protein MRIHHNPKLFVITGGPGSGKTTVLLELARRGCPHAPEVARQIIQEQVRSGGTALPWADRASFTHLMLQRSIESYLEHAQTPQRVFADRGIPDTLGYARLIGLPGTEAIEDACRRYRYSPLVFIAPPWREIYCKDTERKQDFAEAERTFEVVAGAYRGCGYHLLELPLDSPSARAGFILERLQSAL